GACTCGATGCGCGCGGATGGTGTTGTCTTTGCAACCCCGACTGGCTCCACCGCTTATGCAATGAGCGCAGGCGGACCCATTATAAGCCCCAGGGTAAATGCGATAGTAGTTGTTCCTGTTGCCCCTTTTAAGCTCTCCTCAAGACCCTGGGTTATTCCGTCAGACAGCGAGATCACAATAAAGTTATCGGCTCCGAAAAAAGAGGCTGTCATTGCAATTGACGGGCAGAAATCCTATAGGATAAAGCCTGATGACATTGTCAAACTTAAAAAGTCCAAGTTTCCAGCCCGCTTTGTGAAGATTTCTGATACCTGCTTTTATGAACGGGTTCAGAGGAAGCTTGCATGAGAAAGCCTTTGCCTCTACATGAAAAAACCTTTACTCACTACCATTGAAGGATTCTAATTTGTTAATGGAGATGCTTTGTTTACCTCTGGAAAGTGCCTTTTATTTAAAGCTTGAGCTTTCTCATTACTCTGGATTTTTTCACTGGTATAAGCACTTTTGAATTTTTTTATAACATACATCGACTTAAACCTCCCAATCAGGGGTAGATTGTCGATTTTTAGCTTATTTTGATCTGCCCTTTCGAGAAACTGCTGCCGGAAATTCTTTTCCTCCGAGGAAAACATTTATACATATGAAGGTAAAGCTATGCTTAATTTTGACGCGATACAGATTTTCTGACTTTTAGTGGCGTTTGGACCCTGGTACCTCTTTATTCAAGCCTTTGAGTCAGTTTCCGGCTATACTATCTGTATATCATTAAAAATAATCAAAAATCCTCGCTATAATTAGAAACTAAAGGAAGCAGTAACCATGTTAGAGAGTGAGCAGTATTCCAGAAATTACCTTATGGACTTTATTCAATATCGTCCCCTGGATATCGAGATCTGTGACGTGACTCTCCGTGATGGGGAACAGACCCCAGGCGTTGCATTTACAAAGGAACAGAAGCTGGCAATTGCCAGTGAACTTGATTCCATGGGCATTGAGGTTATAGAAGCTGGATTTCCTGTGGTTTCGGAAAACGAAAAAGAAATTGTAAAGGAAATCGCAAATCAGGGTTTTAAGTCGAGAATCTGCTGCCTCTCACGTGCGGTAAAAGGGGACGTGGATGCTGCCCTTGAATGTGATGTAGATATTGTGAGCATTTTTATTGCTATGTCCGATCTGCACCTCAAATATAAATATCACAGAAGCTTTGAGGAGATGCTCCACTGCGCCAAAGAAACCATTGAGTACGCAACCGACCACGGACTGAAAGTGCGTTTTGCAGCTGAAGATTCAAGCCGGACCCCAATTGAGCGTCTCAAACAGGCTTTTAAAGAAGTTGAAACTGAATATAAGGTGCAATACGTAAGCCTTGCAGACACGGTTGGCATCCTGAACCCTACAACTACCCATTACCTTGTTAGCGAAATTTTCAAAGAGATCAATACCCCGATCTGTATTCACTGCCACGATGACC
The Methanosarcina thermophila TM-1 genome window above contains:
- a CDS encoding homocitrate synthase family protein, with the protein product MLESEQYSRNYLMDFIQYRPLDIEICDVTLRDGEQTPGVAFTKEQKLAIASELDSMGIEVIEAGFPVVSENEKEIVKEIANQGFKSRICCLSRAVKGDVDAALECDVDIVSIFIAMSDLHLKYKYHRSFEEMLHCAKETIEYATDHGLKVRFAAEDSSRTPIERLKQAFKEVETEYKVQYVSLADTVGILNPTTTHYLVSEIFKEINTPICIHCHDDLGMATANTLAAAEAGAKQLHTTVNAIGERAGNAALEEILVALRVQYGIDRYDTTRLTALSRMVSEYSGVIPAVNKAVVGQNAFTHESGIHVAAILEEPRTYELFLPEMVGGKRNLIIGKHTGKKALKGIINSIGFCLEREELCALIEKVKVCTEEKRKSISRDQLERMITQVKQEMKTKEKGEEKLSI